One part of the Ornithodoros turicata isolate Travis chromosome 2, ASM3712646v1, whole genome shotgun sequence genome encodes these proteins:
- the LOC135386435 gene encoding uncharacterized protein LOC135386435: MPRCLVCQYDPIDAMLVAVEREHEARIENLGNSPVVLSDDDDRDSSPPFVIPETDDDDDDDEPLDGHDNADELLMWEGDQSYADFIPLSGRVRDESPDASPEFRNEAEPVQGRRIVELREHVVENHPSVTERRFLPFFVTDEAFDGTATRYTLLCSPHDDNVDDLRLYLPSIAPVITRVLEAYPMPFKFCLCSKALMVKDGADGLTSHLLHVNLHMRVVHNRQEIEGAINAAIAESSQRVENYAREGSGFTSNDVQCVDLKLTRLKPKRIGCTIELPEMLKKKTKTLTNVKLPPNHENECFKYSVLALLHPLRNKPNDYVRYHKYMNPSNPETRVTYWPPCFPVTYEDIALWERKNKISVYIYVFDEQTSSISTGRIPCTLYQDKVHLLEVRDHFYGIRKFSTFMGRGDYFYCEKCTSGYRTRGALEQHERLCRDVNEVILEMPKAGESVSFTKIQYMHPYPYFAVLDTESILEKDALVKDASSVHRMSSYSIVLVRSCDGKIMDVDGYLGPNAAEKCLLALKRFSEQIDRLNRLPSPLVMSMEDHFRHASATHCEFCGIEFNRHTRKVSHHDHTRFVDPGSSNFVATLCDTCNLTCRNTKELVVCVHNLQYDLSSLLRHMHVLNLGEPWILASSSEKIRGFNIGDLYFRDTTQFFNLSLSNLCN, translated from the exons a tgccgcgctgtctcgtatgtcagtacgaccccatcgatgccatgctcgtggccgtagaaagagagcacgaagctagaatagagaatctcggtaatagcccagtcgtcctttcagatgacgacgacagagacagtagtccgcctttcgtaatacctgaaacggacgacgacgacgacgacgacgaacccctagatggacatgacaatgcagacgaattgctcatgtgggaaggggatcagtcgtatgcagatttcattcctctgtctggtagggttcgagatgaatcaccagatgcaagcccagaatttcgaaacgaagctgagcctgtccagggtcgtagaatcgttgaattgagagaacacgtcgtagagaatcatccctccgtcacggagagacgattccttcctttctttgtcacagatgaggcatttgacggaacggctactaggtacacgcttctctgttccccgcacgacgacaacgtcgacgatttgcgactctatctaccgagcatagctccagtaatcacgcgcgtcctcgaagcttatcccatgcctttcaaattttgtctgtgctcgaaggcgctcatggttaaggacggagccgacgggttgacttctcatctccttcacgtgaaccttcacatgagagtcgttcataaccgccaagaaatcgaaggcgcgataaatgctgccatcgcagagtcctcgcaacgcgttgaaaactatgcgagagaagggtctggtttcacctcgaacgacgtccaatgtgtcgacttaaaactaacgcgcttaaaaccgaagcggattggatgcacgatcgagcttcccgaaatgttgaagaaaaaaacaaagactctcacaaacgtcaaacttccaccgaatcacgaaaacgagtgtttcaagtatagcgtgctggcactcttgcatccgttgagaaacaaaccaaacgattatgtcagataccacaaatacatgaatccttcgaatccggagacgcgcgtaacgtactggccaccctgcttcccagtcacttacgaagacattgccctgtgggagagaaaaaacaaaatctccgtctacatctacgtgttcgacgagcagacgagttcgatatctaccgggcggattccctgcacgctctatcaggataaagtccacctgctcgaggttagggatcatttctatggaatcagaaaatttagcactttcatgggacgaggagactatttttattgtgagaaatgcactagcggttataggacgagaggggcgttggagcagcacgaacgtttgtgtcgagacgtaaacgaagtaattctcgaaatgccaaaagcgggggagagcgtctccttcaccaagatacagtacatgcatccctacccctattttgcggtgttggacacggaaagcatactggaaaaggacgcgctcgttaaggacgcctcgagtgtgcacaggatgagctcgtatagcattgtgctagtgagaagttgtgatgggaaaataatggacgtagatggctatttgggacccaacgcggcagaaaaatgcttgctcgcactaaagcgatttagcgaacaaatcgataggctgaaccgtcttccctcaccgttggtcatgagtatggaagaccactttcggcacgcgagcgctacgcactgcgaattttgtggaatcgaatttaaccgacatacgcggaaggtgtcgcatcacgaccacacccgtttcgtagaccccggttcctcgaattttgtcgcgacgctgtgtgatacgtgtaaccttacgtgtcgtaacaccaaagaactcgtcgtgtgcgtgcacaacctgcagtacgatttgagctcccttctccgccacatgcacgttctaaatctgggcgaaccgtggatcttagcttcgagctcggaaaaaaTACGAGGGTTCAATATTGGAGATCtctatttccgcgataccacgcagtttttcaacctctcgttgtctaacctg tgcaattga